The following are encoded together in the Strongyloides ratti genome assembly S_ratti_ED321, chromosome : 2 genome:
- a CDS encoding Atrial natriuretic peptide receptor 1, whose protein sequence is MIPNIFILLLFSYGSLQQNNTTSLGSVKVAIVLPNASADLIYWQGYPNSAAAVTEALRYARKNNTILEQVYFNFTWTMNECVASNAAGQLFQLINEQKIDVLFGPPCLATANVAMNIATYYNTPLYLFGTSSLGEVTDIASYAVVTSVMPSYSDFVFGLGRLLAKFQWYTISIVVSESSVKLNRCRILYDLIDDIIGKGFEEINIAYQRNIVNFSPENLKKVTDEIKKISRIIVVCMDEIDKLRTFMLAAYDNHMNTSDYVYINCDVDMDIYINEENKNALKDYKIPPDGRDEEAISMYKWMFHLHFSALGGMSTEYNNLRVSIPKLMKQPPFNCTVECEKYNTSSAYAPYLFDSAYLYFISLGLAMNSINGIPNATEIAENGTLITSFSHGVFNGITGAFQISKNLTRDSRLSFGTYYNSGINVTRWIYMLIIGNNAEFNISYIDPATTVFAVRDGVIPTNVPRCGYQNEFCQPSFIEQTPVGFAFIIIGALIIIFFIIFLMLYLYYTKRKDEEKQNELWRMYYGSVIKYSEYKGSIIQLQSKRSLLSTSQASTKHSFKDKTDGKHILYILHTEPIMGRIHDVQYILKKKDMQHLRQMRMLENENINKFIGFCLDGPTLISFWKYCSRLSFVDILTNENLNISMDGFFIYSLIKDTVEGLNAIHNSPIEIHGNLSSKNCLVDERWQVKLSDFGLPFIRCHEKQKVEDQIWTAPEVLREEVLGPTKSSDIYSLGIVLADVINKNISFENSEIKGGADEIIYMLKKKRTVPLRPILKPAVEDITPALIHLVKDMWCEEPNERPKSGVVKKLIKEMNPGKSNNLMDHVYGILENYAANLEEEIQERTKELVEEKKKADLLLSRMLPKQVAEKLKLGQTVLPEQFDSVTIFFSDVVSFTTLASKCTPMQVVSLLNNLYTTFDSIINEHDVYKVETIGDGYLCVSGLPHRNGVLHVKEIALLSISLIKSLTNFSIPHLPNEKIKIRIGIHSGSCVAGVVGLTMPRYCLFGDTVNTASRMESNGKPNHIHMSYDAHKLLTEKIGGFVTEPRGEVLIKGKGVMETFWLIGKVGEEPADPNSGMYSDYKKDSN, encoded by the exons atgattcctaatatttttatattactattattttcttatgGTAGTTTGCAACAAAATAATACTACTTCATTAGGTAGTGTTAAAGTTGCTATTGTACTTCCTAATGCTAGTGCTGATCTTATTTATTGGCAAGGATATCCTAATTCAGCTGCTGCTGTAACAGAAGCTTTACGATATgctagaaaaaataatactatattggaacaagtttattttaa ttttacaTGGACTATGAATGAATGTGTTGCATCAAATGCTGCTGGTCAACTTTTTCAATTGATAAATGAACAAAAAATTGATGTATTATTTGGACCACCATGTTTAGCTACAGCTAATGTTGCAATGAATATTGCTACATATTATAATACACCTTTATATCTTTTTGGTACAAGTTCTTTAGGAGAAGTTACTGATATTGCATCTTATGCTGTTGTTACATCAGTTATGCCATCATATTCTg attttGTTTTTGGATTAGGAAGATTATTGGCAAAATTTCAATGGTATACAATATCAATAGTAGTATCTGAATCAAGTGTAAAATTAAATCGTTGTCGAATTTTGTATGATCTTATTGATGATATAATAGGTAAAGGATTTGAAGAAATTAATATTGCTTATCAAAGAAATATAGTAAATTTTTCAcctgaaaatttaaaaaaagttactgatgaaattaaaaaaatttcacgTATTATTGTTGTTTGTATGGATGAAATTGACAAATTAAGAACATTTATGTTAGCTGCTTATGATAATCATATGAATACATCTgattatgtatatattaattgtGATGTTGATAtggatatttatataaatgaagaaaataaaaatgcattaaaagattataaaatacCACCAGATGGAAGAGATGAAGAAGCTATTAGTATGTATAAATGGATGTTTCATTTACATTTTTCTGCTCTAGGTGGAATGTCAAcagaatataataatttaagagTTAGTATTCCTAAATTAATGAAACAACCACCATTTAATTGTACCGTTGAATGTGAAAAGTATAATACTTCAAGTGCTTATGCACCATATCTTTTTGATTCTGCTtatctatattttatatcattaggTTTAGCTATGAATAGTATCAATGGTATACCAAATGCAACAGAAATTGCTGAAAATGGAACATTAATAACATCTTTTTCTCATGGTGTTTTTAATGGTATTACTGGTGCATttcaaatatcaaaaaatttaacaagaGATTCTAGATTATCATTTGGTACTTATTATAATAGTGGTATTAATGTTACAAGATGGATTTATATGTTAATCATTGGTAATAATgct gaatttaatatttcatatatAGATCCAGCAACAACAGTATTTGCTGTTAGAGATGGTGTCATACCAACAAATGTTCCTAGATGTGGTTATCAAAATGAATTTTGTCAACCATCTTTTATTGAACAAACACCTGTTGGATTtgcttttattattattggagcacttataattatattttttataatttttcttatgttatatctttattatacaaaaagGAAAGATGAAGAAAAACAAAATGAACTATGGAGAATGTATTATGGTagtgttataaaatattctgAATATAAAGGTAGTATTATTCAATTACAATCAAAAAGATCATTATTATCAACAAGTCAAGCATCAACTAAACATtcatttaaagataaaactGATGGTAAACATATACTTTATATTCTTCATACAGAACCAATTATGGGAAGAATTCATGATGTacagtatattttaaaaaaaaaagacatgcAACATTTAAGGCAAATGAGAATGttagaaaatgaaaatattaataaatttattggtTTTTGTCTTGATGGTCCAacattaatatcattttggAAATATTGTAGTAGATTAAGTTTTGTAGatatattaacaaatgaaaatttaaatattagtaTGGATggattttttatatattcattaataaaagatacaGTTGAAGGTCTTAATGCTATACATAATTCACCTATTGAAATACATGGTAATTTATCTTCTAAAAATTGTTTAGTTGATGAAAGATGGCAAGTAAAATTATCAGATTTTGGTTTACCATTTATAAGATGTCatgaaaaacaaaaagttGAAGATCAAATATGGACAGCACCAGAAGTTTTAAGAGAAGAAGTATTAGGACCAACAAAATCTAGTGATATTTATTCTCTTGGAATTGTTCTTGCTgatgttattaataaaaatatttcatttgaaAATTCAGAAATTAAAGGTGGTGCTgatgaaattatttatatgttaaagaaaaaaagaacaGTACCATTAAGACCAATTTTGAAACCTGCTGTTGAAGATATCACTCCAGCTCTT attcATCTTGTTAAAGATATGTGGTGTGAAGAACCAAATGAACGACCTAAATCTGgtgttgtaaaaaaattaataaaagaaatgaatCCAGGTAAAAGTAATAATCTTATGGATCATGTTTATGGGATACTAGAAAATTATGCTGCTAATTTAGAAGAAGAGATACAGGAAAGAACAAAAGAATTGGTTGAAGAGAAAAAAAAGGctgatttattattatcaagaATGTTACCAAAACAAGTAgctgaaaaattaaaacttggTCAAACTGTTCTTCCAGAACAATTTGATTCagtaacaatatttttttcagatGTTGTTTCATTTACAACTCTTGCTTCTAAATGTACACCAATGCAAGTAGTTAGTCTATTAAATAATCTATATACAACATTTGATTCTATTATTAATGAACATGATGTTTATAAAGTTGAAACTATTGGTGATGGATATTTATGTGTTTCAGGTTTACCACATCGAAATGGTGTATTACATGTTAAAGAAATTGCTTTATTAAGtatatctttaataaaaagtttaacaaatttttcaatacCTCATTTaccaaatgaaaaaattaaaattagaatTGGAATTCATTCAGGATCATGTGTTGCTGGTGTTGTTGGTTTAACAATGCCAAGATATTGTCTTTTTGGTGATACTGTAAATACAGCTAGTAGAATGGAAAGTAATGGTAAACCAAATCATATTCATATGTCATATGATGCTCATAAACTTTTAACAGAAAAAATTGGTGGTTTTGTTACAGAACCACGTGGTGAAGTACTTATAAAAGGAAAAGGTGTTATGGAAACATTTTGGTTAATTGGAAAAGTAGGGGAAGAACCAGCAGATCCAAATAGTGGAATGTATTctgattataaaaaagactcaaattaa
- a CDS encoding Atrial natriuretic peptide receptor 1, whose translation MLTTFIILLNLITIIFCQNNTTYNHEIRIALLLPNVNPDIVIWQGYQNSAAAVVQAWKLAKENYTNLEKINLSFKLILNDCNVSDTVGELRKAIVENNISVVIGPPCSETCIPASLITSYYNLPIYLFGTSMFNDMSDVSIFPTLMQSMPSYIDAAKGLGEILTKFEWNRVSLVYMNSISKLSRCAAFAYQVDYQFSNYYSNVAIVYKRILTSFEPKDLRITAKSINQVTRINIICIDEIDKLRSLMLAFFDSGMNNTEYVFINVDPDMDFYINEEGKNAMKDYNLTADGRDKDAFSMYSLMYHYQFSVTNGIPGKYDDLKVNMKKYMKEWPFYCFDECDKYNVSSVYAPYLFDTAYIYFTAISKGLNLYNDTLSFNEIIKNGSLISQLSVGNYIGATGSFQIDTNLVRNSVLSLSSYSENGENITSWISIEVFNYKTVKMDLLYTDEKSTIWLKRNGEKPLSIPKCGYLNENCQKSFIESYPLYFGIIIFVSVLIIIATILIISFMYYLKRKEEEKQNEVWKVRFGSLIKYSDFKGASSIMMSRRSVNSNLSNQDKNSFFDKNDGRHQLFVLNNNPVMGRVHNCYYVLNKKEMAYIRHVVMIDNENINKLIGFCIDGPALLSLWRYCSRGCLIDILTNDNLNINIDGFFIYSLIKDVIEGLYAMHHSIIEVHGNLSSKNCLVDERWQVKLSDYGLPFLRIYEQPKSASEQLWTAPELLRDNEMKPNQATDIYSLSIVMADLVNKNLSFENSDSNKEADEIIYMLKNRSSDMTRPTLKPAVEGININLLHLIKDMWSEDPSRRPKIKTVKKLVKDMNEGKSKNLMDHMYNLLENYATSLEEDIQSRTKELVEEKKKADILLSRMLPKAIAEKLKAGQIIPPEHFNSVTVFFSDVVSFTTLASKCSALQVVNLMNGLYTIFDSTINEHDVYKVETIGDGYLCVSGLPERNGNRHIKEIANLSLELIKKIPEFKIDHLPNERIRIRIGMNSGSCVAGVVGLTMPRYCLFGDTVNTASRMESNGKPNHIHMSCEAHELLNKYGGFVTKPRGEVLIKGKGVMETFWLLGRQGEQLLDVDE comes from the exons atgttaactacatttattattctattaaatttaataactataatattttgtcaaAATAATACAACATATAATCATGAAATAAGGATTGCTTTGTTATTACCAAATGTTAATCCTGATATAGTTATATGGCAAGGTTACCAAAATTCAGCAGCTGCTGTTGTTCAAGCATGGAAATTGgcaaaagaaaattatacaaatttagaaaaaataaatttaag ttttaaacttatattaaatgattgTAATGTTAGTGATACTGTAGGTGAATTACGAAAAGCAAttgttgaaaataatatttctgtTGTTATTGGTCCACCATGTAGTGAAACATGTATTCCAGCAAGTCTTATTACCTCATATTacaa tttaccaatatatttatttggaACTTCAATGTTTAATGATATGTCTGATGTTTCTATTTTTCCAACATTAATGCAG tcaATGCCAAGTTATATTGATGCAGCTAAAGGACTTGGtgaaatattaacaaaatttgaATGGAATCGAGTTTCATTAGTTTATATGAATTCTATATCAAAATTAAGTAGGTGTGCAGCATTTGCATATCAAGTAGATTATCAATTTTCTAACTATTATTCAAATGTGGCTATTGTTTATAAACGTATATTGACATCATTTGAACCTAAAGATTTAAGAATTACTGCAAAAAGTATAAATCAAGTTACTagaattaatataatttgtatTGATGAAATAGATAAATTAAGAAGTTTAATGTTAGCATTTTTTGATAGTGGTATGAATAATACAGAATATGTCTTTATAAATGTTGATCCTGATAtggatttttatattaatgaagAAGGTAAAAATGCAATGAAAGATTATAACTTAACGGCAGATGGAAGAGATAAAGATGCTTTTTCAATGTATTCATTAATGtatcattatcaattttCAGTTACAAATGGTATACCAGGAAAATATGAtgatttaaaagtaaatatgaaaaaatatatgaaagaatggcctttttattgttttgatgaatgtgataaatataatgtttctAGTGTCTATGCACCATATCTTTTTGATACTgcatacatttattttacagCTATTAGTAAAGGTTTAAATCTATATAATGATACATTAagttttaatgaaattattaaaaatggaaGTTTAATATCACAATTATCTGTTGGTAATTATATAGGTGCTACAg gaTCTTTTCAAATTGATACTAATTTGGTTCGAAATTCAGTTTTATCATTAAGTAGTTATTCTGAAAATGGTGAAAACATAACATCTTGGATTTCAATAGAagtatttaattataaaactgtt AAGATGGATTTACTTTATACGGATGAAAAAAGTACAATATGGTTAAAAAGAAATGGTGAAAAACCTTTATCTATACCAAAATGTggatatttaaatgaaaattgtcaaaaatcatttattgaAAGTTATCCTTTATATTTtggtattattatttttgtatcagtattaattataattgctacaattttaataattagttttatgtattatttaaaaagaaaagaagaagaaaaacAAAATGAGGTGTGGAAAGTAAGATTTGGTTcacttataaaatattcagATTTTAAAGGTGCTTCATCTATAATGATGTCAAGAAGATCTGTTAATTCAAATTTGAGTAATCaagataaaaattcattttttgataaaaatgatgGTAGACAtcaattatttgttttaaataataatccAGTAATGGGAAGAGTTCATAATTGTTATTATgttcttaataaaaaagagaTGGCATATATAAGGCATGTTGTAATGattgataatgaaaatattaataaattaattggtTTTTGTATAGATGGACCTgctttattatcattatggAGATATTGTAGTAGAGGTTGTTTAATTGATATCTTAactaatgataatttaaacataaatattgatggattttttatttattcattgATAAAAGATGTTATTGAAGGATTATATGCTATGCATCATTCAATAATAGAAGTTCATGGAAATTTATCATCAAAAAATTGTCTTGTTGATGAGAGATGGCAAGTAAAATTATCTGATTATGGTTTAccatttttaagaatttatGAACAACCAAAAAGTGCTAGTGAACAACTTTGGACAGCTCCAGAATTATTAAGAGATAATGAGATGAAACCAAATCAAGCAACTGATATTTATTCACTTTCAATTGTTATGGCAGatttagtaaataaaaatttatcatttgaaAATTCAGATTCTAATAAAGAAGCTGatgaaattatttacatgttaaaaaatagaaGTTCAGACATGACAAGACCCACATTGAAACCAGCTGTTGAAGgtattaatataaatctt ttACATCTTATAAAAGATATGTGGTCAGAAGATCCAAGCAGAAGaccaaaaattaaaacagtAAAAAAGTTGGTAAAAGATATGAATGAAGGAAAGAGTAAAAACTTAATGGATCATATGTATAATTTACTAGAAAATTATGCCACATCTCTTGAAGAAGACATACAAAGTAGAACAAAAGAATTGGTggaagagaaaaaaaaagctgATATATTGTTATCGAGAATGTTACCAAAGGCCATTGCAGAAAAACTAAAAGCAGGACAAATAATACCTCCAGAACATTTTAATTCAGtaacagtttttttttctgatgTTGTCTCTTTTACAACATTAGCCAGTAAATGTTCGGCTCTCCAAGTTGTTAATTTAATGAATGGACTTTATACAATATTTGATTCAACTATTAATGAACATGATGTTTATAAAGTTGAAACTATTGGTGATGGATATTTATGTGTTTCAGGTTTACCAGAAAGAAATGGAAATAGAcatattaaagaaattgcTAATTTAAGTTtagaattaattaaaaaaataccagA
- a CDS encoding Atrial natriuretic peptide receptor 1 codes for MFFPFNNTNQLKWQGYQNSAGAVLEAFKLAKTNYTALNDIDVTYKWLYNECVMSTAMGNFFEMITSENDSIDVMFGPACSETATLCGSIATYYNFPIFLYGLSSVFSSFEDTSLYPTVVAVMPIYKDGARALTNILLNYEWTDISLVYINSIEMLRRCEKFANEFDSYISSDINNIDIVYKKLISNFSSSNLANIAKTISTVSRIIVICIGEQEKIRKLMLAFYDNGMNNDEYVYINCDVDMDIYVNSENILLLKDYNIPPDGRDNDLFSMYTYMLHFQYYITGGLSDSYNDLRLNMPKYMAQPPFNCTTECEMFNVSSIYAPYLFDAAYVYYACLAKAIDDNNDKKPFKDIARDGKLIANYSTNTFQGITGEFSINSYYIRNTLMSLGTYFNDGLNVTNWVEVNVVEGKSELKLLYTDPTTSIWKIRGGKKPLNEPECGYTNTKCPYKFIQENPVAFGFIIFGGVIIITIIILIFIYFYIQKKRQEEKQNDMWKINYQSLTKYEDYEKSLSLEQSKKSITSSTNVSTKLLTKYNPEGRHRLYVYNNEYVMARLHDCFYMLTKKDMAHLRSLRMLDHDNVNKIIGFSLNGPALMSIWKFCSRGSLVDILTNDNLNINIDGFFIYSLIKDTVEGLYFIHHSVIEVHGNLSSRNCLINERWQVKLSDYGLPFLRIFEENKQEYLLWTAPEVLRFDISYPNKESDIYSLSIVLADLINKGISFDNDDVRGGAEEVIYLLKNKKSNPFRPNLDPAVEDIPSAMLHLIRDMWAEDPSIRPKIDVIRKLVKQMKIGKSSNLMDHVYSMLENYAASLEEDIQSRTKELVEEKKKADLLLSRMLPKAVAEKLKAGQTIQPEHFDSVTIFFSDIVSFTTLASKCSALQVVDLMNGLYTMFDSIINEHDVYKVETIGDGYLCVSGLPERNGNRHIKEIANLSLELLKQIPGFRIDHLPNEKIRIRIGIHSGPCVAGVVGLTMPRYCLFGDTVNTASRMESNGKPNHIHMSNDAHKLLTEKIGGFVTEPRGEVLIKGKGVMETFWLIGKVGEVSTNSTNGMYTDYKKEPE; via the exons ATGTTTTTCccttttaataatacaaatcAATTAAAATGGCAAGGGTATCAAAATTCAGCTGGTGCTGTTTTAGAAGCTTTTAAATTAgcaaaaacaaattatactgctttaaatgatattgatGTTAC atataaatgGTTATATAATGAATGTGTCATGTCAACAGCTATgggaaatttttttgaaatgatAACTTCTGAAAATGATAGTATTGATGTTATGTTTGGTCCAGCATGTTCAGAAACAGCAACTTTATGTGGAAGTATTGCtacatattataattttccaatttttctttatggTTTAAGTAGTGTTTTTAGTTCATTTGAGGATACATCATTATATCCAACAGTTGTAGCAGTTATGCCTATCTATAAAGATGGAGCTCGTGCtttaactaatattttattaaattatgaatGGACTGATATATCATTAGTTTATATCAATTCAATTGAAATGTTAAGAAGATGTGAAAAATTTGCTAATGAATTTGATTCATATATATCTAgtgatattaataatattgatattgtttataaaaaacttatttctaatttttcatCTTCTAATTTAGCAAATATTGCTAAAACTATAAGTACAGTATCAagaattattgttatttgtATTGGTGAACaagaaaaaattagaaaattaatGTTAGCTTTTTATGATAATGGTATGAATAATGATGAGtatgtttatattaattgtGATGTTGATATGGATATTTATGTTAATagtgaaaatatattacttttaaaagattataacATTCCACCAGATGGTAGAgataatgatttattttcaatgtaTACTTATATGTtacattttcaatattatattacaGGTGGATTGTCTGATTCTTATAATGATTTAAGATTAAATATGCCAAAATATATGGCACAACCACCATTTAATTGTACAACTGAATGTGAAATGTTTAATGTTTCTAGTATTTATGCACCATATCTTTTTGATGCTGCTTATGTTTATTATGCTTGTTTAGCAAAAGCAATTgatgataataatgataaaaaaccATTTAAAGATATAGCTAGAGATGGAAAATTAATTGCTAATTATTCAACTAATACTTTTCAAGGAATAACAGGAgaattttctattaatagTTATTATATAAGAAATACTTTAATGTCTTTAGgaacatattttaatgatgGTTTAAATGTTACAAATTGGGTTGAGGTAAATGTTGTTGAAGGAAAAAgtgaattaaaattattatatacagATCCAACAACATCAATATGGAAAATAAGAGGTGGTAAAAAACCATTAAATGAACCTGAATGTGGTTATACAAATACAAAATGTccatataaatttattcaagAAAATCCTGTAGCATTtggttttataatatttggtggtgttataataattacaataataatattaatatttatttatttttatatacaaaaaaaaagacaagaagaaaaacaaaatgatatgtggaaaataaattatcaatcattaacaaaatatgaaGATTATGAAAAATCATTATCATTAGAACAGTCAAAAAAATCAATAACATCATCAACTAATGtatcaacaaaattattaacaaaatataatccTGAAGGAAGACATAGattatatgtttataataatgaatatgTTATGGCAAGACTTCATGattgtttttatatgttaACTAAAAAAGATATGGCACATTTAAGATCATTAAGAATGTTAGATCAtgataatgttaataaaataataggaTTTTCATTAAATGGTCCAGCATTAATGTCAATATGGAAATTTTGTTCTAGAGGAAGTTTAGTAGATATTCTTACTAATGATAatctaaatattaatattgatggattttttatttattcattaataaaagatacaGTTGAaggattatattttattcatcATTCAGTTATTGAAGTACATGGTAATTTATCATCAAGaaattgtttaattaatGAAAGATGGCAAGTTAAATTATCTGACTATGGTTTAccatttttaagaatttttgaagaaaataaacaagaatatttattatggACAGCACCTGAAGTTTTAAGATTTGATATTTCTTATCCAAATAAAGAGTCTGACATATATTCATTATCAATTGTCTTAGctgatttaattaataaaggTATCTCTTTTGATAATGATGATGTTAGAGGAGGAGCTGAAGAAGTTATATAccttcttaaaaataaaaaatctaatCCATTTAGACCTAATCTCGATCCAGCAGTTGAAGATATCCCATCTGCaatg ttacaTTTAATTAGAGATATGTGGGCTGAAGATCCATCTATAAGACCAAAAATTGATGTTATAAGAAAACTAGTAAAACAAATGAAAATTGGTAAAAGTTCAAATCTTATGGATCATGTATATAGCATGCTTGAAAATTATGCTGCATCTCTTGAAGAAGACATACAAAGTAGAACAAAAGAATTGgtggaagaaaaaaaaaaggctGATTTATTGTTATCGAGGATGTTACCAAAAGCTGTTGCAGAAAAATTAAAGGCAGGGCAAACAATACAACCAGAACATTTTGATTCagttacaatatttttttcggATATTGTTTCATTTACAACATTAGCTAGTAAATGTTCAGCTCTTCAAGTTGTTGATTTAATGAATGGACTTTATACAATGTTTGATTCTATTATTAATGAACATGATGTTTATAAAGTTGAAACTATTGGTGATGGATATTTATGTGTTTCAGGTTTACCAGAAAGAAATGGAAATAGGcatattaaagaaattgcTAATTTAAGTTTAGAATTGTTAAAACAAATTCCTGGATTCAGAATTGATCATTTAcctaatgaaaaaataagaatCAGAATTGGAATTCATTCAGGGCCTTGTGTTGCTGGAGTTGTTGGTTTAACAATGCCTAGATATTGTCTTTTTGGTGATACTGTAAATACAGCCAGTAGAATGGAAAGTAATGGTAAACCAAATCATATACATATGTCAAATGATGCTCATAAACTTTTAACAGAAAAAATTGGTGGTTTTGTTACAGAACCACGTGGTGAAGTACTTATAAAAGGAAAAGGTGTTATGGAAACATTTTGGTTAATTGGAAAAGTAGGGGAAGTTTCAACAAATTCAACAAATGGGATGTATACAGATTACAAAAAAGAACCTGAATAA